From Candidatus Nanohalococcus occultus:
GTTTTCCCAGCTGGTTTCTCGCAGTGTTTAAAAAGTTCTTTACCACCTCGTTAACTATGAAAGAATACGTTTTCTCAGGAGAGATAACTCAGGGAAAAGGCACTCAGCCGTTCGAGAGAACAGTTGAAGCTAACTCTATGAAACACGCAAAGGACAAACTTTACTCAACGCTTTGTAGCGAACACTCTGTAAAGAGATCAAAGATTACAGTCGAAGAAGAGAACGAGGCTTAATACTTATGCAGGGACAGCAGGCCATGCAGCAGTACCAGCAGCTCCAACAGCAGATCGAGCAGGTACAGGAATACGTCGAGCAGGTAGAACAAAACATCGAAGAGTCTCAGGAAACAGTTCAGGCCGTCAAACAGCTTGAAGACGCAGAGGAAGGAAGTGAGGTACTTGCTCCTATCGGATCAGGTGTTTCCGCGATTACAGAGCTAAAGGAGACTGGTAAAGTAGTTGTAAACATCGGCAGCGAGACAATGAAACAGACGGATCTCGAAGGAGCGGAGAAAGTACTTCAGGACCGACAGGAGAACCTGAAGAGTACGAAAGAGGAGCTGGATGAGACGCTTGATGAGCTACGGTCTCAGATGCAGGAGATCCAGCAGGAAATTCAACGCCAGCAAGCCGAACAACAGGAAGAATAATGCTCGGACGTTTCAAGGACACTGTAAAGGACTTATCGGATAACGTAAAGTCAGCGGTAGCCAAAAAAGAGCTGGATGAAGACACACTTGATCCGCTGCTCGAACAGATGCGGCTGAAGCTACTTCAGTCCAACGTATCGATGGAGGCAGCCGAACAGATAGAAGCTCAGATACGTGAAAGCCTTCTGGGAGAAGAGGTAAAGCGCACAGCCGTCGAGGAAACTGTTAACCAAGCTGTAAAAGACGCGCTCTTGGAAATACTTGACGATGGCTACGATTTCTACAGTGAACTTGAAACGGTCGAGAAACCGCCCGTAGTTTTCCTTATAGGTTTCAACGGCAGCGGCAAGACCACTACGGCTGCTAAACTGGCCAAGCAGCTCGACGATAGAGGAATGGAT
This genomic window contains:
- the rpl18a gene encoding 50S ribosomal protein L18Ae; translated protein: MKEYVFSGEITQGKGTQPFERTVEANSMKHAKDKLYSTLCSEHSVKRSKITVEEENEA
- the pfdA gene encoding prefoldin subunit alpha, whose translation is MQGQQAMQQYQQLQQQIEQVQEYVEQVEQNIEESQETVQAVKQLEDAEEGSEVLAPIGSGVSAITELKETGKVVVNIGSETMKQTDLEGAEKVLQDRQENLKSTKEELDETLDELRSQMQEIQQEIQRQQAEQQEE